The Halosimplex litoreum genome has a window encoding:
- a CDS encoding tubulin/FtsZ family protein has protein sequence MKLAMIGFGQAGGKIVDKFLEYDEATQSGIVRSAVAVNTAKADLLGLERIPEENRVLIGQARVKGHGVGADNELGAEIAEEDIDEVQGAIDNIPVHEIDAFMIVAGLGGGTGSGGSPVLAKHLKRIYTEPVYGLGVLPGGDEGGIYTLNAARSFQTFVREVDNLLVFDNDAWRKSGESMEGGYEQINDEIVRRFGVLFGAGEVGAGDEVAESVVDSSEIINTLSGGGVSTVGYAAETVEEQDSGGLLSRFKGDDDGLDDSGMDTANTTNRITSLVRKAALGRLTLPCEIDGAERALLVMSGPSNHLNRKGIERGRKWLEEQTGSMEVRGGDYPVRENNVAASILLSGVHNVPRIKELQQVAIEAQDNIDDIRQQSEENLEDLVEDDEDELDPLF, from the coding sequence ATGAAATTGGCGATGATCGGCTTCGGGCAGGCCGGCGGGAAGATCGTCGACAAGTTCCTCGAATACGACGAGGCAACGCAGAGCGGGATCGTCCGCTCTGCAGTCGCGGTCAACACAGCGAAAGCGGACCTGCTCGGGCTAGAACGAATTCCGGAGGAGAATCGAGTACTGATCGGTCAGGCGCGCGTGAAAGGTCACGGCGTCGGGGCCGACAACGAGCTCGGCGCGGAGATCGCCGAGGAAGACATCGACGAGGTGCAGGGGGCCATCGACAACATCCCCGTCCACGAGATCGACGCGTTCATGATCGTGGCCGGGCTCGGTGGCGGGACCGGATCGGGCGGTTCGCCGGTCCTCGCGAAGCACCTCAAGCGGATCTACACCGAACCGGTGTACGGTCTGGGTGTGCTGCCCGGCGGCGACGAAGGGGGCATCTACACGCTCAACGCGGCGCGGTCGTTCCAGACGTTCGTCCGCGAGGTCGACAACCTGCTCGTGTTCGACAACGACGCCTGGCGCAAGTCAGGCGAGTCGATGGAGGGCGGCTACGAGCAGATCAACGACGAGATCGTCCGACGGTTCGGCGTCCTCTTCGGCGCCGGCGAGGTCGGCGCGGGCGACGAGGTCGCCGAGTCGGTCGTCGACTCCTCGGAGATCATCAACACGCTCTCGGGCGGAGGCGTCTCCACGGTGGGGTACGCCGCCGAGACCGTCGAGGAGCAGGATTCGGGCGGGCTGCTCTCGCGGTTCAAGGGCGACGACGACGGCCTCGACGACAGCGGGATGGACACTGCAAACACCACCAACCGGATCACGTCGCTGGTCCGGAAGGCGGCGCTGGGACGGCTGACGCTGCCCTGTGAGATCGACGGTGCCGAGCGGGCGCTGCTCGTGATGAGCGGTCCGTCGAACCACCTCAACAGAAAAGGCATCGAGCGCGGTCGCAAGTGGCTCGAGGAGCAGACCGGTTCGATGGAGGTCCGCGGCGGGGACTACCCCGTTCGCGAGAACAACGTCGCCGCGTCGATCCTGCTGTCGGGCGTCCACAACGTTCCGCGGATCAAGGAGCTCCAGCAGGTGGCGATCGAGGCACAGGACAACATCGACGACATCCGCCAGCAAAGCGAAGAGAACTTAGAGGACTTGGTTGAAGATGACGAAGATGAGCTGGATCCGCTCTTCTAA
- the cofG gene encoding 7,8-didemethyl-8-hydroxy-5-deazariboflavin synthase subunit CofG produces MIPGADEYDVTVEPDTEEIERLLAVTPGDVTAAAELTFARNVFVPLTTACRYTCTYCTYYDPPGQAELMSPEDVREVVQRGADAGCTEALFTFGDDPDDRYTAVHEQLAEWGHDSIHTYLREVCEIALEEGLLPHANPGDQTREQMATVADVNASMGVMLETTADVQAHGGPRAKNPGQRLHTIRTAGELGVPFTTGILVGIGEDWEDRAESLLAIRELHDRYDHVQEVIVQPVRENERWTGGSPGVETLRRTVAMARAALPEEVSVQVPPNLAPVREVIACGVDDLGGVSPVTDDHINPDYEWPALRELEAIAEYAGVPLSERLPVYERFLPARLRSAGVDPADPPAEADRWISARVADAIDASDDAGRRYRAVLSDEAAD; encoded by the coding sequence GTGATCCCCGGCGCCGACGAGTACGACGTGACCGTCGAGCCCGATACCGAGGAGATCGAGCGCCTGCTCGCGGTCACGCCCGGCGACGTGACGGCCGCCGCCGAGCTCACCTTCGCCCGTAACGTGTTCGTCCCACTGACGACAGCCTGCCGGTACACCTGTACCTACTGCACCTACTACGACCCACCGGGTCAGGCCGAGCTCATGTCCCCCGAGGACGTGCGCGAAGTCGTCCAGCGGGGCGCCGACGCCGGCTGTACCGAGGCGCTCTTTACCTTCGGCGACGACCCCGACGACCGCTACACCGCCGTCCACGAGCAACTGGCCGAGTGGGGCCACGACTCCATCCACACCTACCTCCGGGAGGTCTGCGAGATCGCCTTAGAGGAGGGGCTGCTCCCCCACGCCAATCCCGGCGACCAGACGCGCGAACAGATGGCGACGGTCGCCGACGTGAACGCCAGCATGGGCGTGATGCTCGAGACCACCGCCGACGTGCAGGCCCACGGTGGTCCCCGCGCCAAAAACCCGGGCCAGCGCCTGCACACCATCCGCACCGCGGGCGAACTCGGCGTCCCGTTCACGACGGGTATCCTCGTCGGCATCGGCGAGGACTGGGAGGATCGGGCCGAGAGCCTGCTGGCCATCCGCGAGTTGCACGACCGCTACGACCACGTCCAGGAGGTCATCGTCCAGCCGGTCCGGGAGAACGAGCGCTGGACGGGCGGCTCGCCGGGCGTCGAGACGCTCCGGCGCACGGTCGCGATGGCCCGCGCGGCGCTGCCCGAGGAGGTGTCCGTGCAGGTCCCCCCGAACCTCGCGCCCGTTCGCGAGGTGATAGCGTGCGGCGTCGACGACCTCGGTGGGGTTTCCCCGGTCACCGACGACCACATCAACCCCGACTACGAGTGGCCCGCGCTCCGGGAACTCGAAGCTATCGCCGAGTACGCGGGCGTCCCGCTCTCGGAACGCCTGCCGGTGTACGAGCGGTTCCTCCCCGCTCGGCTCCGGTCGGCGGGCGTGGACCCGGCGGACCCGCCCGCCGAGGCCGACCGCTGGATCTCCGCGCGGGTCGCCGACGCCATCGACGCGAGCGACGACGCCGGACGGCGGTATCGGGCGGTGCTGTCGGACGAAGCCGCCGACTGA
- the cofC gene encoding 2-phospho-L-lactate guanylyltransferase, producing MRVVVPFAPERPKTRLAPVLDEAERVAFARAMLDDTLSALSTLDRERGVSVDPLVLSTAPLDCDAPVVVDDRSLTEAVNDHVPADDGDAPVAVVMADLALATPDALGRLFEPEADVVIAPGRGGGTNAVVVRAPEFRVDYHGASVRDHREIAREAGLSVAHVDSFRLATDVDEPADLVEVVLHGTGAAAAWLHDAGFSVVTADGRVDIERNSG from the coding sequence ATGCGCGTCGTCGTCCCGTTCGCCCCCGAGCGGCCCAAGACCCGCCTCGCACCGGTCCTCGACGAGGCCGAGCGGGTCGCGTTCGCGCGGGCGATGCTGGACGACACTCTCTCCGCTCTCTCGACGCTCGACCGCGAGCGGGGCGTCTCGGTCGACCCGCTCGTGCTCTCGACGGCACCGCTCGACTGCGACGCGCCGGTCGTCGTCGACGACCGCTCGCTGACCGAGGCCGTGAACGACCACGTGCCCGCGGACGACGGTGACGCCCCGGTCGCGGTAGTCATGGCCGACTTGGCGCTCGCCACCCCCGACGCGCTCGGGCGGTTGTTCGAGCCCGAGGCGGACGTGGTGATCGCGCCCGGCCGCGGCGGCGGGACGAACGCAGTGGTCGTCCGCGCCCCCGAGTTCCGCGTCGACTACCACGGCGCGTCGGTCCGCGACCACCGCGAGATCGCCCGCGAGGCCGGCCTCTCGGTCGCACACGTCGACTCGTTTCGGCTCGCGACGGACGTAGACGAACCGGCCGACCTCGTCGAGGTGGTGCTCCACGGGACGGGCGCGGCTGCGGCGTGGCTCCACGATGCGGGCTTTTCGGTCGTCACGGCCGACGGACGGGTCGATATCGAACGGAATTCGGGCTGA
- a CDS encoding type II toxin-antitoxin system VapC family toxin: protein MLDVGVIALAHTDAPVRDTALSYVRDAVTGDIDAVVPYPALFGAHTVLTTYYGRSNADASRLLENFAAAKRIRWCGDLSRDTVRAALSRASEANIGGWDGYYAQMAVEEGVETVLTIDDDFERFDAFETDVILSADEFEELNRFLAD, encoded by the coding sequence CTGCTCGACGTCGGGGTGATCGCGCTCGCACACACGGACGCTCCGGTTCGCGACACCGCGCTCTCGTACGTCCGCGACGCCGTCACCGGCGATATCGACGCGGTCGTGCCCTACCCGGCACTGTTCGGAGCGCACACGGTCCTGACGACGTACTACGGGCGCTCGAACGCGGACGCGTCCCGGTTGCTGGAGAACTTCGCAGCGGCGAAACGCATCCGCTGGTGCGGCGATCTCTCCAGGGACACGGTTCGAGCGGCGCTCTCGCGGGCGAGCGAGGCGAACATCGGTGGCTGGGACGGCTACTACGCGCAGATGGCGGTCGAGGAGGGGGTCGAGACGGTCCTGACCATCGACGACGATTTCGAGCGGTTCGACGCCTTCGAGACCGACGTGATCCTCTCGGCCGACGAGTTCGAGGAACTGAACCGATTCCTCGCCGACTGA
- a CDS encoding ATP-binding protein, which yields MNTNRRWEVGPLAIGVVGLVLAATAFVYHGAEAAALDALRGPLLALLIDGAPAVGLVYAGYRLSDTDLAAEHQWVVAVWCLGGVGVFTSAVGLTIVVRLLEDRVVSEPAFTLLVAASFGGLAGALAGYYRARAVADATRAERASDALAFVNGLIRHDLRNDMQVIRAYAEEIEEGGTDGDEAVAAHAAVVREKTDEAFERIRTAGSLAKTVAGEADYEAVDLAAVADDAATSTESTTTATVTTDLPERAPVVANAGVRSVVDNLVENAVEHDDEPDPRVALAVDRREETVRLTVSDDGPGMPPEERPSADRPGDESDGGGLRIAATLVERYGGDLRIADDGGIGPGDGTTVVVELLAADGDSEEPERRSDRGATDG from the coding sequence ATGAACACGAACCGTCGGTGGGAGGTGGGCCCGCTGGCGATCGGAGTCGTGGGACTCGTACTCGCGGCGACGGCGTTCGTCTACCACGGGGCGGAAGCGGCGGCGCTCGACGCGTTGCGGGGGCCGCTACTCGCGTTGCTGATCGACGGAGCGCCGGCTGTCGGGCTGGTCTACGCGGGCTATCGCCTGTCCGACACCGACCTCGCCGCCGAGCATCAGTGGGTGGTCGCCGTCTGGTGTCTCGGCGGCGTCGGCGTCTTCACCAGCGCGGTCGGGTTGACCATCGTCGTGCGGTTACTGGAGGACAGGGTCGTCTCGGAGCCGGCGTTCACGCTGCTGGTCGCCGCGTCGTTCGGCGGGTTGGCGGGCGCGCTCGCGGGCTACTACCGGGCACGGGCTGTCGCCGACGCGACTCGAGCCGAGCGGGCGAGCGACGCGCTGGCGTTCGTCAACGGCCTCATCAGGCACGACCTGCGCAACGACATGCAGGTGATCCGCGCCTACGCCGAGGAGATCGAGGAGGGCGGAACGGACGGCGACGAGGCCGTGGCCGCCCACGCGGCGGTCGTCCGCGAGAAGACCGACGAGGCGTTCGAGCGCATCCGCACCGCGGGCTCGCTGGCGAAGACGGTCGCCGGCGAGGCCGACTACGAGGCCGTCGACCTGGCGGCCGTCGCCGACGACGCGGCCACGAGCACCGAGTCGACCACGACGGCGACCGTCACCACCGACCTCCCCGAGCGGGCGCCGGTCGTCGCCAACGCCGGGGTCCGCTCGGTCGTCGACAACCTCGTCGAGAACGCGGTCGAACACGACGACGAACCCGACCCCCGCGTCGCGCTGGCCGTCGACCGCCGCGAGGAGACGGTCCGCCTGACCGTCAGCGACGACGGCCCCGGGATGCCGCCCGAAGAGCGCCCCTCCGCCGATCGACCGGGAGACGAGTCCGACGGCGGCGGGCTCCGCATCGCCGCGACGCTCGTCGAGCGCTACGGCGGCGACCTCCGGATCGCCGACGACGGGGGTATCGGCCCGGGCGACGGCACGACCGTCGTCGTCGAACTGCTCGCCGCCGACGGCGATAGCGAAGAGCCTGAACGCCGTAGCGACCGGGGAGCGACCGACGGGTAG
- a CDS encoding archaemetzincin family Zn-dependent metalloprotease: MHVDIVPVGDVRAEVKREASASLRAVYESDVTMHDTQSIPSGAYDRNRDQYSAESFIKLATRVGDGDKNIAITPKDLFYHRRNYVFGLAYLDGKGSVISTYRLNTSSDGGISRRSDEDVFSDRVRKEVIHEIGHTMGLEHCDNKRCVMSFSPTVREVDIKDEALCGTCQRQVM; the protein is encoded by the coding sequence ATGCACGTCGACATCGTGCCGGTGGGCGACGTCCGCGCCGAGGTCAAGCGCGAAGCCTCGGCGAGCCTCCGGGCCGTCTACGAGAGCGACGTGACGATGCACGACACGCAGTCGATCCCCTCCGGCGCGTACGACCGCAATCGCGACCAGTACAGCGCGGAATCGTTCATCAAACTCGCCACTCGCGTGGGCGACGGCGACAAGAACATCGCCATCACCCCCAAGGACCTGTTCTACCACCGCCGAAACTACGTCTTCGGCCTGGCCTACCTCGACGGCAAGGGGTCGGTCATCTCCACCTACCGGCTCAACACCTCCTCCGACGGCGGCATCTCCCGTCGCTCGGACGAGGACGTGTTCTCCGACCGCGTCCGCAAGGAGGTCATCCACGAGATCGGCCACACCATGGGGCTGGAACACTGCGACAACAAGCGCTGCGTCATGAGTTTCTCTCCCACCGTCCGCGAAGTCGACATCAAAGACGAGGCGCTCTGCGGGACCTGCCAGCGCCAAGTCATGTAA
- a CDS encoding UPF0146 family protein: protein MIPETLDALVARFAEFDAAVEVGIGRRSVVADALAETDTDVVATDRRVRSVPDSVRFVVDDVTDPDPAVYADADLVYALNLPPELHRPTLGAARQTGATFMFTTLGTDQPLVPVEREMLPAETLFVARG, encoded by the coding sequence GTGATCCCCGAGACGCTGGACGCACTCGTCGCCCGCTTCGCCGAGTTCGACGCCGCCGTCGAGGTCGGGATCGGCCGCCGGTCCGTCGTCGCCGACGCGCTCGCCGAGACCGACACCGACGTAGTCGCAACCGACCGCCGGGTGCGGTCGGTCCCCGACTCCGTACGCTTCGTCGTCGACGACGTGACCGACCCCGACCCCGCCGTGTACGCCGACGCCGACCTGGTGTACGCGCTGAACCTCCCGCCCGAGCTCCACCGGCCGACCCTGGGTGCCGCCCGTCAGACCGGCGCGACGTTCATGTTCACGACACTCGGCACCGACCAGCCGCTCGTCCCCGTCGAGCGGGAGATGCTCCCCGCCGAGACGCTGTTCGTCGCCCGAGGGTGA
- a CDS encoding AbrB/MazE/SpoVT family DNA-binding domain-containing protein, whose translation MGATDETTVSERGGVTIPSEVRERLDIEPGDKIRWTVEDGDVRVEIVHQREGVFDDFEPAPMGGDGATGHNTTGAER comes from the coding sequence ATGGGAGCGACGGACGAGACGACAGTCAGCGAACGTGGTGGGGTCACGATTCCGTCAGAGGTTCGAGAGCGACTCGACATCGAGCCGGGCGACAAAATCCGGTGGACCGTCGAAGACGGAGACGTACGGGTCGAAATCGTCCACCAGCGAGAAGGGGTCTTCGACGATTTCGAGCCGGCGCCGATGGGTGGTGACGGAGCGACCGGACACAATACGACCGGTGCGGAACGGTGA
- a CDS encoding AbrB/MazE/SpoVT family DNA-binding domain-containing protein, with amino-acid sequence MVTVDSKGRIVLPQEVRERLGLTPGTEVDVRERDGKAVVDPEDDPEAILERMERLVAETAASGGDTTPLDEGAPPVARKHRDAVRRGADSDE; translated from the coding sequence ATGGTCACCGTGGACTCGAAAGGGCGGATCGTGCTCCCTCAGGAGGTGCGCGAGCGCCTGGGTCTCACGCCCGGCACGGAGGTCGACGTTCGCGAGCGAGACGGGAAAGCGGTCGTCGACCCCGAAGACGACCCCGAAGCGATCCTCGAACGGATGGAGCGGCTGGTCGCGGAGACGGCGGCGAGCGGCGGGGACACAACGCCGCTCGACGAGGGCGCTCCTCCGGTCGCCAGGAAGCACAGAGACGCCGTCCGTCGGGGCGCGGACAGCGACGAGTGA
- a CDS encoding type II toxin-antitoxin system VapC family toxin, with translation MDTDDEDHEVGLEILGGIDHGKLPTGVITNEALLETLNYVEERLSHERAVDLLDRFVRGAHFELPYNPKKNYGVGRSLFRDTPGLNFGDCMQTAFMRSDEVEYVYSFDDDFDEVDGVTRLNSAVNPYR, from the coding sequence GTGGATACCGACGACGAGGACCACGAAGTCGGACTGGAAATCCTCGGCGGGATCGACCACGGAAAACTCCCCACAGGTGTGATCACGAACGAAGCGTTACTGGAGACGCTCAACTACGTCGAAGAGCGCTTGAGCCACGAACGGGCCGTCGACCTGCTCGACCGGTTCGTTCGCGGTGCTCACTTCGAACTCCCGTACAACCCGAAGAAGAACTACGGCGTCGGGCGCTCCCTGTTTCGAGATACTCCTGGCCTGAATTTCGGCGATTGCATGCAGACTGCGTTCATGCGGTCGGACGAGGTCGAGTACGTCTACAGTTTCGACGACGATTTCGACGAGGTCGACGGGGTCACTCGATTGAACAGTGCTGTGAACCCGTATCGGTGA
- a CDS encoding ROK family protein has product MSHVAVFGIGSTNFRSAVAATDGELLTDPTVEPTRPDALADQLVAAVADLRETVDRDLDGVAVSTTGLVDDEGAIRAFDTRAGETVDRIDVATPVDRAHGLPVTLVNDCNAAALGEWHYGARDGEDCLVHVTFGTGIGGGVVERGRLLRGETGGAGEFGLLPVAPHDHESTGVVGAWEAVASGRGIPEYVARRVEAADFADAKRFEADDRTAEAVFAAADAGEAWAEESLDEIARYNAAGIGAVCNAVEPGLVTLGGGVALNNPDRVLSGIERHLDRFLFVDRPRLRITPLGGDIGLYGALAAARPDGDRETGTDE; this is encoded by the coding sequence ATGAGCCACGTCGCCGTCTTCGGGATCGGGAGCACGAACTTTCGCTCGGCGGTCGCCGCGACGGACGGCGAACTCCTGACCGACCCCACCGTGGAGCCGACGCGGCCCGACGCGCTGGCCGACCAGCTCGTCGCGGCCGTCGCCGACCTGCGAGAGACGGTCGACCGCGACCTCGACGGCGTCGCCGTCTCGACGACCGGGCTCGTCGACGACGAGGGAGCGATCCGCGCGTTCGACACCCGCGCCGGGGAGACCGTCGACCGGATCGACGTGGCGACGCCGGTCGACCGGGCTCACGGACTCCCCGTCACGCTGGTCAACGACTGCAACGCGGCCGCGCTCGGGGAGTGGCACTACGGCGCCCGGGACGGCGAGGACTGTCTCGTCCACGTCACGTTCGGGACCGGCATCGGCGGCGGCGTCGTCGAGCGCGGTCGACTCCTCCGGGGCGAGACCGGAGGGGCCGGCGAGTTCGGCCTCCTGCCGGTCGCGCCCCACGACCACGAGAGCACGGGGGTCGTTGGCGCCTGGGAAGCCGTCGCCTCGGGCCGCGGGATCCCCGAGTACGTCGCCCGCCGCGTCGAAGCAGCCGATTTCGCCGACGCGAAACGGTTCGAGGCCGACGACCGCACGGCCGAAGCGGTATTCGCCGCGGCCGACGCGGGCGAGGCGTGGGCTGAGGAGAGTCTCGACGAGATCGCCCGCTACAACGCCGCCGGGATCGGAGCGGTCTGCAACGCCGTCGAGCCGGGACTGGTCACGCTCGGCGGCGGCGTCGCCCTCAACAACCCCGACCGAGTCCTCTCCGGGATCGAGCGGCATCTCGACCGCTTCCTGTTCGTCGACCGACCGAGGCTCCGGATCACGCCGCTTGGCGGCGACATCGGGCTCTACGGGGCGCTGGCCGCGGCGCGTCCCGACGGCGATCGAGAGACCGGAACGGACGAGTAG
- a CDS encoding phosphotransferase family protein, translating to MDERFATALGDAFPDREIAGFADDDPQLNERNGTVPVEFADGERVFCKIAVDGDGGRLDAERAVIEYVDADCDVPVPTVLACDPDAEVPYLVTAPMDGRPLANVKYEADRAGEAAAMRALGRSLAELHDRRFDAHGEITGGGTDGLAVDEKPWIDVFLGGIETIREMAHSERFERYVDDVVAAVEANRETLDAAPATLVHNDPHSANAYRSEAGVGLLDWEFARVGDPARGLHRVREQEFGLFRPDEPDHQLDALREGYRERAGDLPDGYRDRVPIYEAVRLLGASAFFEEKAESADEPPREVAEWMDAEMERRLDAIQ from the coding sequence ATGGACGAGCGGTTCGCGACGGCGCTGGGCGACGCGTTTCCCGACCGGGAGATCGCGGGTTTCGCCGACGACGACCCGCAGCTGAACGAGCGCAACGGGACCGTCCCGGTCGAGTTCGCCGACGGCGAGCGCGTCTTCTGTAAGATTGCCGTCGACGGGGACGGCGGACGGCTCGACGCCGAACGCGCGGTGATCGAGTACGTCGACGCCGACTGCGACGTGCCGGTTCCGACGGTGCTGGCCTGCGACCCCGACGCCGAGGTGCCGTACCTCGTCACCGCGCCGATGGACGGGCGTCCGCTGGCGAACGTCAAGTACGAGGCGGACCGCGCGGGCGAGGCGGCGGCGATGCGAGCGCTCGGTCGCTCGCTCGCCGAACTCCACGACCGGCGGTTCGACGCCCACGGTGAGATCACGGGCGGCGGCACCGACGGCCTCGCCGTCGACGAGAAGCCTTGGATCGACGTGTTCCTCGGCGGGATCGAGACGATCCGCGAGATGGCTCACTCGGAGCGGTTCGAGCGGTACGTCGACGACGTGGTCGCGGCGGTCGAGGCCAACCGCGAGACGCTGGACGCCGCACCGGCGACGCTGGTCCACAACGACCCCCACAGCGCGAACGCCTATCGGAGCGAGGCCGGTGTCGGCCTGCTCGACTGGGAGTTCGCCCGTGTCGGCGACCCGGCGCGAGGGCTCCACCGAGTGCGCGAACAGGAGTTCGGGCTCTTCCGCCCCGACGAACCCGACCACCAACTCGACGCGCTCCGCGAGGGGTATCGGGAGCGCGCCGGTGACCTTCCGGACGGGTATCGAGACCGCGTCCCGATATACGAGGCCGTCAGACTCCTCGGCGCGTCGGCGTTCTTCGAGGAGAAGGCCGAGTCGGCCGACGAACCCCCGCGCGAAGTCGCCGAGTGGATGGATGCGGAGATGGAGCGACGGTTGGACGCGATCCAGTGA
- a CDS encoding ribosome biogenesis/translation initiation ATPase RLI, with protein MADDSIAVVDLDRCQPDRCNYECANFCPPNRSGKECIVTREERFEEGEPFEGGPDQIHISEEICLGETCGICVNKCPFDAIEIINLPQELDDEPVHRYGENAFALYGLPAPQEGQVTGILGPNGIGKTTAVRILADEMAPNLGQVSGDPPAWEAIMDEYRGTELQTYLEELREGDVTVARKPQYVDQIPDQFDGTTRELLERTDERGALDDLIDRVGIRPVVDQDIDTLSGGELQRVALVACLARDADFYFLDELTPYLDIGQRMTAARLVRELADEGGRSMLVVEHDLAILDLLADTIHVAYGSSGAFGVITSPKSTKNGINEYLGGYLENENMRVRQESIQFEEHAPRSTAEGDVVVEYPSLTKSYGDGEFSLEVEGGEIQENEVLGVVGPNGIGKSTFAQLLTGRLDPDEGEVDARLDIAYKPQYVEIDQPMRVDAFLSSITDDFGTSYWNTEIADPLQLDRIMEQDLTDLSGGERQRVAIAACLSEDADLYLLDEPSAHLDVEQRVRATSAIRRYAENHDATALVIDHDIYMIDLLADRLLVFDGEPAAHGHASPPVGMRDGMNEFLANLDITFRRDERTGRPRINKPGSQLDREQKNAGEYYYSD; from the coding sequence ATGGCGGACGATTCGATCGCGGTCGTCGACCTCGACAGGTGCCAGCCCGACCGCTGTAACTACGAGTGCGCGAACTTCTGCCCGCCCAACCGCTCGGGCAAGGAGTGCATCGTCACGCGCGAGGAACGGTTCGAGGAGGGCGAGCCCTTCGAGGGCGGCCCCGACCAGATCCACATCTCCGAGGAGATCTGCCTCGGCGAAACCTGCGGGATCTGCGTCAACAAGTGCCCGTTCGACGCCATCGAGATCATCAACCTCCCGCAGGAACTCGACGACGAGCCCGTCCACCGCTACGGCGAGAACGCCTTCGCCCTCTACGGCTTGCCCGCCCCCCAGGAAGGCCAGGTCACCGGCATCCTCGGCCCGAACGGGATCGGGAAGACCACCGCCGTGCGCATCCTCGCCGACGAGATGGCGCCCAACCTCGGCCAGGTGTCGGGCGACCCGCCCGCCTGGGAGGCCATCATGGACGAGTACCGCGGGACCGAGCTGCAGACCTACCTCGAAGAACTCCGCGAGGGCGACGTGACCGTCGCGCGCAAGCCGCAGTACGTCGACCAGATCCCCGACCAGTTCGACGGCACCACGCGCGAACTGCTCGAACGGACCGACGAGCGCGGCGCCCTCGACGACCTGATCGACCGCGTCGGCATCCGCCCGGTCGTCGACCAGGACATCGACACGCTCTCGGGCGGGGAACTCCAGCGCGTCGCGCTCGTGGCCTGTCTCGCCCGCGACGCCGACTTCTACTTCCTCGACGAGCTGACGCCGTACCTCGACATCGGCCAGCGGATGACCGCCGCGCGACTGGTGCGGGAACTCGCCGACGAGGGCGGCCGCTCGATGCTCGTCGTCGAACACGACCTCGCGATTTTGGACCTGCTCGCCGACACCATCCACGTCGCCTACGGGTCCTCGGGCGCGTTCGGTGTCATCACGAGCCCGAAATCGACCAAGAACGGGATCAACGAGTACCTCGGTGGCTACCTGGAGAACGAGAACATGCGGGTCCGCCAGGAGTCCATCCAGTTCGAGGAACACGCCCCCCGTTCGACCGCCGAGGGCGACGTGGTCGTCGAGTATCCCTCCCTCACCAAATCCTACGGCGACGGGGAGTTCTCGCTGGAGGTCGAGGGCGGCGAGATCCAGGAGAACGAGGTCCTGGGCGTCGTCGGCCCGAACGGCATCGGGAAGTCGACGTTCGCCCAGCTGCTGACCGGCCGCCTCGACCCCGACGAGGGTGAGGTCGACGCGCGGCTCGATATCGCCTACAAGCCGCAGTACGTCGAGATCGACCAGCCGATGCGCGTCGACGCGTTCCTCTCCTCGATCACCGACGACTTCGGCACCTCCTACTGGAACACGGAGATCGCAGACCCGCTCCAGCTCGACCGCATCATGGAGCAGGACCTCACCGACCTGTCCGGCGGGGAGCGCCAGCGCGTCGCCATCGCGGCCTGCCTCTCGGAGGATGCCGATCTGTACCTGCTCGACGAGCCCTCCGCGCACCTCGACGTGGAACAGCGTGTTCGCGCGACGAGCGCCATCCGCCGCTACGCCGAGAACCACGACGCGACCGCGCTGGTCATCGACCACGACATCTACATGATCGACCTGCTGGCCGACCGCCTGCTGGTCTTCGACGGCGAACCGGCCGCACACGGTCACGCCTCGCCGCCCGTGGGCATGCGCGACGGCATGAACGAGTTCCTCGCGAATCTCGACATCACCTTCCGCCGCGACGAGCGCACCGGCCGCCCGCGGATCAACAAGCCCGGCTCACAGCTCGACCGCGAGCAGAAGAACGCCGGCGAGTACTACTACTCGGATTGA